From the genome of Desulfobaculum xiamenense, one region includes:
- a CDS encoding branched-chain amino acid ABC transporter permease encodes MLEQFLAQLVNGLTLGVIYALIAVGYTMVYGVIELINFAHGEIYMLGAFLCVTFISALGIPFYPAIALAMLCCAAFGILLDIVAYRPLRKAPRLAALITAIGMSIFLQNLAMVIWGSRPKPFAQEAVPAYLKLTAVDVAGVHLTWLQVFIFAVTIGMMGGLYLTITRTRIGTAMRALAQNKTAAALMGINVNFVISFTFALGSAMGAVAGVLVSVYYNTLSPTMGYVAGVKAFAAAVLGGIGSVPGAMLGGVVLGVAEALGAGYVSSLYRDGVAYAVLIAVILFRPSGLLGRAVIDKA; translated from the coding sequence TTGCTCGAACAATTCCTTGCCCAGCTCGTCAACGGCCTGACCCTCGGGGTCATCTATGCCCTCATCGCCGTGGGCTACACCATGGTCTACGGCGTCATCGAACTCATCAACTTCGCCCACGGCGAAATCTACATGCTTGGCGCGTTTTTGTGCGTCACGTTCATCAGCGCGCTCGGCATTCCGTTCTACCCGGCCATCGCGCTGGCCATGCTGTGCTGTGCGGCGTTTGGCATCCTGCTCGACATCGTTGCCTATCGTCCGCTGCGCAAGGCCCCGAGGCTCGCCGCGCTCATCACGGCCATCGGCATGTCCATCTTTCTCCAGAATCTGGCCATGGTCATCTGGGGCAGCCGCCCCAAGCCCTTCGCTCAGGAGGCTGTGCCCGCCTACCTCAAGCTGACGGCTGTCGATGTGGCGGGGGTGCACCTCACGTGGTTGCAGGTGTTCATCTTCGCCGTGACCATCGGCATGATGGGCGGGCTGTACCTGACCATCACCCGCACCCGCATCGGCACGGCCATGCGTGCGCTGGCCCAGAACAAGACGGCCGCCGCGCTTATGGGCATCAACGTCAATTTCGTCATCTCGTTCACCTTCGCCCTTGGTTCGGCCATGGGCGCTGTGGCTGGGGTGCTGGTGTCCGTCTACTACAACACGCTTTCGCCCACCATGGGCTACGTGGCGGGCGTGAAGGCCTTCGCGGCGGCGGTGCTGGGCGGCATAGGCTCCGTGCCGGGGGCCATGCTCGGCGGGGTGGTGCTTGGCGTGGCCGAAGCACTCGGTGCGGGCTATGTGTCGTCGCTGTATCGCGACGGCGTGGCCTATGCAGTGCTCATCGCGGTCATCCTGTTCCGTCCGTCCGGCCTGTTGGGCCGGGCCGTGATCGACAAGGCGTAG
- a CDS encoding ABC transporter substrate-binding protein, protein MKRKGWLVACIAVAALAFSGSHAFADVIRIGCASPFTGALAPYGDNVKAGVSMMVEEVNAKGGINGSMIEVVYMDELCDPKEAATVSASIARDDTIVGVVGHLCSSAHLAALPTYVRHGIPVISPTATSVTISDQNRDRKGLVWAFRDVYRDDFQGMFLARYAVEKLGLKRIAVFYENNDYGIGLKDAFEKKAKELGVEIVGEEAYVKGTPDFTPQLTKLKAAGPDGLFISGYYNEGALIADQARKVGLDVLKFGADGFDNEDYLKLAKDAAEGTYLTVPFLASEAGPAAQEFMTKYRERFGREVDYMSANAYDAAGILLRAIEQAGPDRAKIREYMASMDTPEKGYAGVSGLTYFDANGDAQKPAFVKMVKGGKFVPAEQLK, encoded by the coding sequence ATGAAGCGTAAAGGATGGTTGGTTGCCTGTATTGCTGTTGCCGCACTTGCCTTTTCGGGGAGCCACGCATTCGCCGATGTCATCAGGATCGGCTGTGCGTCGCCGTTCACCGGCGCGCTCGCCCCCTATGGCGACAACGTCAAGGCCGGAGTGAGCATGATGGTCGAGGAAGTGAACGCCAAGGGCGGCATCAACGGGTCGATGATCGAGGTCGTCTACATGGACGAACTGTGCGACCCCAAGGAAGCCGCAACCGTTTCGGCCAGCATCGCGCGTGACGACACCATCGTCGGTGTGGTGGGGCACCTGTGCTCCTCCGCGCATCTTGCCGCGCTGCCTACCTACGTGCGCCACGGCATTCCCGTCATCTCTCCCACGGCCACCAGCGTTACCATCAGTGACCAGAATCGCGACCGTAAGGGCCTCGTCTGGGCCTTCCGGGACGTGTATCGCGATGATTTCCAGGGCATGTTCCTTGCCCGCTACGCCGTGGAGAAGCTTGGACTCAAGCGCATCGCCGTGTTCTACGAGAACAACGACTACGGCATCGGCCTGAAGGACGCCTTCGAGAAGAAGGCCAAGGAACTTGGGGTGGAGATCGTGGGCGAGGAAGCCTACGTGAAGGGCACCCCGGACTTCACTCCGCAGTTGACGAAGCTCAAGGCCGCCGGTCCCGATGGCCTGTTCATTTCCGGCTACTACAACGAGGGCGCGCTCATTGCCGATCAGGCTCGCAAGGTCGGGCTCGACGTGCTCAAGTTCGGCGCGGACGGCTTCGATAATGAGGACTACCTGAAGCTGGCCAAGGACGCCGCCGAAGGCACGTACCTGACGGTTCCTTTCCTTGCTTCCGAGGCCGGACCGGCAGCGCAGGAGTTCATGACGAAGTATCGCGAGCGCTTCGGCCGCGAGGTCGATTACATGAGCGCCAACGCCTACGACGCCGCGGGCATCCTGCTGCGAGCCATCGAGCAGGCCGGGCCGGATCGCGCGAAGATCCGCGAGTACATGGCATCCATGGATACCCCCGAGAAGGGCTACGCGGGCGTGTCCGGGCTGACCTACTTCGACGCCAATGGCGACGCGCAGAAGCCCGCCTTCGTGAAGATGGTGAAGGGCGGGAAGTTCGTTCCCGCCGAGCAGTTGAAGTGA
- a CDS encoding tetratricopeptide repeat protein yields MTSKSAKKAAGQQAQGVGGPGARQILLMVMAVGIVTMVAASFIYRMSHPSMTVQAGQRQHTAADHEEGGEESPMVMIRSLMAELEKNPNDVHVLHTLGEQFMRMRAWDRAKALFDRALAVEPSNLQVLRMYGIVEFNLQKYPEAAEKFEMVIAVEPHDYMSHYNLGVLYGHFMNDTAKAKEHLKIVAEAEDAPEQTRIEARSEMERLDAK; encoded by the coding sequence ATGACGTCTAAATCGGCAAAGAAGGCGGCAGGGCAGCAGGCGCAGGGCGTCGGCGGGCCCGGCGCGCGGCAGATTCTGCTGATGGTCATGGCCGTTGGCATCGTGACCATGGTCGCGGCGTCCTTCATCTACAGGATGTCGCATCCGTCCATGACCGTGCAGGCCGGGCAGAGGCAGCACACCGCGGCGGACCACGAGGAAGGCGGCGAAGAGTCGCCCATGGTGATGATCCGTTCCCTCATGGCCGAACTGGAGAAGAACCCCAACGATGTGCACGTGCTGCACACGCTGGGCGAGCAGTTCATGCGCATGCGTGCGTGGGACCGCGCCAAGGCGCTCTTCGATCGCGCTCTGGCAGTGGAGCCGTCGAACCTGCAGGTGCTGCGCATGTACGGCATCGTGGAGTTCAATCTCCAGAAGTACCCTGAGGCCGCCGAGAAGTTCGAGATGGTCATCGCCGTGGAGCCGCACGACTACATGTCGCACTACAACCTCGGCGTGCTTTATGGCCACTTCATGAACGATACGGCCAAGGCCAAGGAGCATCTGAAGATCGTCGCCGAGGCCGAGGACGCTCCGGAGCAGACGCGCATCGAGGCCAGAAGCGAAATGGAGCGTCTGGACGCGAAGTAG
- a CDS encoding CcmD family protein, producing the protein MDYTAYLLVANVAVWLGVGGYMMFIGARQRRFELRLAQMEQLRDDV; encoded by the coding sequence ATGGATTACACCGCATATCTTCTTGTCGCCAACGTGGCCGTCTGGCTCGGCGTGGGCGGATACATGATGTTCATCGGCGCACGCCAGCGCCGTTTCGAATTGCGCCTCGCGCAGATGGAGCAGCTTCGCGATGACGTCTAA
- the ccsA gene encoding cytochrome c biogenesis protein CcsA: MNTRVNWLPFAAVAAALALCVSQWFIWIYAPVEETLGPVQKIFYFHLGLAWWALVSFFVVFVAGLGFLLRRTPGYDHLGGAAAEVGVLFSGLALVTGSIWGRASWGVWWTWDPRLTTTLIMWFVYCAYLVLRASGIGAERRATVCAVVGVVAFLDVPLVFYSARMWRSIHPAVFAREGGGLEPEMLTTLFVSLAAFGLLWLCVTALRARQLAMGEKLDALAKGGLH; this comes from the coding sequence GTGAATACCCGTGTGAACTGGCTTCCTTTCGCCGCCGTCGCCGCGGCGCTGGCGCTGTGCGTCAGCCAGTGGTTCATCTGGATCTATGCGCCCGTCGAGGAGACCCTCGGCCCGGTGCAGAAGATTTTCTATTTCCATCTTGGCCTCGCATGGTGGGCGCTGGTCAGCTTTTTTGTGGTCTTCGTGGCGGGCCTCGGCTTCCTGCTGCGGCGTACGCCCGGCTATGATCATCTGGGTGGTGCCGCCGCCGAGGTGGGCGTGCTGTTTTCCGGGTTGGCCCTCGTCACCGGCTCCATCTGGGGCCGCGCCTCGTGGGGCGTGTGGTGGACGTGGGACCCCCGCCTGACCACTACGCTCATCATGTGGTTCGTGTACTGCGCCTATCTCGTGCTGCGCGCGAGCGGCATCGGGGCTGAGCGCCGTGCCACGGTGTGCGCCGTGGTGGGCGTTGTCGCCTTCCTCGACGTCCCGTTGGTGTTCTACTCGGCGCGCATGTGGCGCAGCATCCATCCGGCCGTCTTCGCCCGCGAGGGGGGCGGTCTGGAGCCGGAGATGCTGACCACGCTTTTCGTGTCCCTCGCGGCCTTCGGGCTTCTGTGGCTGTGCGTCACCGCGCTTCGCGCACGCCAGCTCGCGATGGGAGAAAAACTCGACGCCCTCGCCAAGGGCGGTTTGCACTAA
- a CDS encoding heme exporter protein CcmB, with protein MIAQSMTIARKDLRLVLAGGVGLAQPVLLGLLLIFVFSTSRPPGELVPAQAAAGIFWLASCFSQVLIFNTLYGLEEVNGARMALLLSPISVHAVWLGKAVAGFLLLLASQLVFLPAAVVFLGQDLHAGFAMPLATLFAVDWGVVVLGALLGALAQGQAARESLLTLILFPLLIPLLLAGVTIGGAYFSAAPTGGLTGWLGLAAGFDALFTGAALFLFPHVYGMEE; from the coding sequence ATGATCGCGCAGTCCATGACCATCGCCCGCAAGGATCTGCGGCTGGTGCTCGCGGGCGGCGTGGGGCTGGCCCAGCCGGTGCTGCTTGGGCTTCTGCTCATCTTCGTCTTCAGCACCTCGCGCCCGCCCGGGGAACTCGTGCCCGCGCAGGCCGCTGCCGGTATTTTCTGGCTGGCGTCGTGCTTCTCGCAGGTGCTCATCTTCAACACTCTCTATGGGCTTGAAGAGGTCAACGGCGCGCGCATGGCGCTTCTGCTGTCGCCCATCTCCGTGCACGCCGTGTGGCTTGGCAAGGCCGTGGCCGGGTTCCTGCTCCTTCTGGCCTCGCAGCTGGTGTTTCTGCCTGCGGCGGTGGTCTTTCTGGGGCAGGATCTGCATGCCGGATTCGCCATGCCGCTTGCGACGCTTTTCGCCGTGGACTGGGGCGTGGTGGTGCTCGGGGCGCTACTCGGCGCGTTGGCGCAGGGGCAGGCGGCCCGGGAGTCGCTTCTGACGCTCATTCTCTTTCCGCTGCTCATCCCGCTGTTGTTGGCCGGGGTGACCATTGGCGGAGCGTATTTTTCGGCTGCGCCCACGGGCGGGCTGACCGGCTGGCTGGGGCTGGCCGCCGGATTCGACGCGCTGTTCACCGGCGCCGCGCTGTTCCTCTTCCCCCACGTGTACGGGATGGAGGAGTAG
- the ccmA gene encoding heme ABC exporter ATP-binding protein CcmA has product MMLRLSNVAKFYGSKLVFRNVSLELARGRVLLLVGENGAGKSTLLKIMSGLSRPSAGSVQCDAPQERIAYIGHQTFIYPRLSAVENLAFWARLYGLDGGETRLMAALDRVGLKAAAHEEAGSFSRGMAQRLSLARVFMIEPELLFLDEPGTGLDVRSQEIMHREIAAARGRGATIVWVSHDVAGDLHRADTVLAIERHCVGYFGDAEDYVPTGAVAAGGAA; this is encoded by the coding sequence ATGATGCTTCGTCTTTCCAATGTCGCCAAGTTCTATGGCTCCAAGCTCGTATTCCGCAACGTGAGTCTGGAGCTTGCGCGTGGGCGCGTGCTGCTTCTCGTTGGCGAGAACGGCGCGGGCAAGTCCACGCTACTCAAGATCATGTCCGGGCTGTCCCGCCCTTCGGCGGGGAGCGTGCAGTGCGACGCCCCGCAGGAGCGCATCGCCTACATCGGTCATCAGACCTTCATCTATCCCCGCCTTTCGGCCGTGGAGAACCTCGCCTTCTGGGCGCGGCTGTACGGGCTGGATGGCGGGGAGACTCGCCTTATGGCTGCTCTAGACCGGGTGGGGCTCAAGGCTGCGGCCCACGAGGAGGCTGGTTCCTTTTCGCGCGGCATGGCGCAGCGCCTGTCGCTGGCGCGGGTGTTCATGATCGAGCCGGAGCTTCTGTTCCTCGACGAGCCGGGTACCGGACTCGATGTGCGCTCGCAGGAGATCATGCACCGCGAGATCGCCGCCGCGCGCGGGCGCGGAGCCACCATCGTCTGGGTTAGCCACGACGTCGCGGGCGACCTGCACCGCGCGGACACCGTGCTCGCCATCGAGCGGCACTGCGTCGGCTATTTCGGCGATGCCGAGGACTACGTCCCCACCGGGGCCGTGGCTGCGGGGGGTGCGGCATGA
- a CDS encoding heme lyase CcmF/NrfE family subunit: MHLFAHFCLLAAFTVSIALAGLSLYMAWTGRRTASAWSERGQLAVFALIVAASAVLTRALVARDFSFQYVAQYTDTFLPMFYTLTAFWAGQAGSFLFWALSIAACGVFYASTDHYRRLSPETRVWFWLFHSGVQAFFLYILTGPSNPFLELSPAPAQGNGLNPLLQNPGMIFHPPLLFIGYAAFTVPCCLALASWLNGEREEWLPCGRRWVLFAWMFLTAGIILGAWWSYMELGWGGYWAWDPVENSSLIPWLSATAFVHTAIIQSRRNSLHRINVFFIALTFLLCIFATYVVRSGVIDSLHAFGRSELGAPLMFFMLAGLFVALVVTFSNRAADARPLDELTSRPGLLFMAAWLFLALALVVFLGTMWPVISSMWSAKPVGLEPAFYNRVCLPLFALIAVFLVFCPWLGWKGGLRDKRMFIAVCACLVPAAAFLWFFGVKHPVALVGAVSAVVGIAGIVGLFATQKGMVGNGSMWAAYGVHVGLLLMTLGVAFSGPYKVEAEAVLNPGQSMRIGAYDVRYLDNREITTPAMACYEVRLAVTRDGKPVGELTPQRRAYRNNDNVFAEVSVIPGLGDEIYATLVGSTREGQASLKLSINPLVNWIWIGGTLMTLFPLLAFVRRKA; encoded by the coding sequence ATGCATCTGTTTGCCCATTTCTGCCTGCTCGCCGCCTTCACCGTCTCCATCGCGCTTGCCGGACTGTCGCTGTATATGGCGTGGACCGGGCGGCGGACCGCCTCCGCGTGGTCCGAACGCGGCCAACTGGCCGTCTTCGCGCTGATTGTGGCGGCCTCGGCGGTGCTGACCCGCGCGCTGGTGGCGCGTGACTTTTCCTTCCAGTACGTGGCCCAGTACACGGACACCTTCCTCCCCATGTTCTACACGCTCACAGCGTTCTGGGCGGGGCAGGCCGGTTCCTTCCTGTTCTGGGCGCTCTCCATTGCCGCCTGCGGCGTGTTTTACGCATCCACCGACCACTACCGGCGGCTTTCGCCCGAGACCCGCGTGTGGTTCTGGCTGTTCCATTCGGGCGTGCAGGCCTTCTTCCTGTACATCCTGACTGGGCCGTCCAATCCGTTCCTCGAACTGTCCCCCGCCCCGGCGCAGGGCAACGGTCTCAATCCGCTGCTCCAGAACCCCGGCATGATCTTCCATCCGCCGCTCCTGTTCATCGGCTACGCCGCGTTCACCGTGCCGTGCTGTCTGGCGCTGGCCTCGTGGCTTAATGGCGAACGTGAGGAGTGGCTGCCCTGCGGTCGCCGCTGGGTGCTTTTCGCGTGGATGTTCCTGACTGCGGGCATCATCCTCGGCGCGTGGTGGTCGTACATGGAGCTTGGCTGGGGCGGCTACTGGGCGTGGGACCCGGTGGAGAACTCCTCGCTCATTCCGTGGCTGTCCGCCACGGCCTTCGTGCACACGGCCATCATCCAGTCGCGCAGGAACTCCCTGCACCGGATCAACGTGTTCTTCATCGCGCTGACCTTCCTGCTGTGCATCTTCGCCACCTACGTGGTGCGAAGCGGCGTCATCGACTCCCTGCATGCCTTCGGGCGCAGCGAGCTTGGCGCGCCGCTCATGTTCTTCATGCTCGCTGGCCTGTTCGTGGCGCTGGTGGTGACCTTTTCCAACCGCGCGGCAGATGCCCGGCCGCTGGATGAATTGACCTCTCGCCCGGGGCTGCTGTTCATGGCCGCATGGCTGTTCCTCGCGCTGGCGCTGGTGGTCTTCCTCGGCACCATGTGGCCGGTGATCTCCAGCATGTGGAGCGCCAAGCCCGTTGGACTCGAACCCGCCTTCTACAACCGCGTGTGCCTGCCGCTGTTTGCGCTCATCGCCGTGTTTCTCGTGTTCTGTCCGTGGCTCGGCTGGAAGGGCGGCCTGCGCGACAAGCGGATGTTCATCGCCGTGTGCGCGTGCCTCGTGCCTGCGGCGGCCTTCCTCTGGTTCTTCGGAGTGAAGCATCCCGTGGCGCTGGTGGGTGCCGTGTCCGCCGTGGTGGGCATTGCGGGTATCGTGGGTCTGTTTGCGACCCAGAAGGGCATGGTGGGCAACGGTTCCATGTGGGCTGCCTATGGCGTGCACGTGGGCCTTTTGCTTATGACCCTTGGCGTGGCCTTCTCCGGCCCGTACAAGGTCGAGGCCGAGGCCGTGTTGAATCCCGGACAGTCCATGCGCATCGGCGCGTACGACGTGCGCTATCTGGACAACCGCGAAATCACCACTCCGGCCATGGCCTGCTACGAGGTGCGCCTCGCCGTGACGCGCGACGGCAAGCCCGTGGGCGAGCTGACGCCGCAGCGCCGCGCCTACCGCAATAACGACAACGTGTTCGCCGAGGTTTCGGTCATTCCCGGCCTTGGTGACGAGATATACGCCACGCTGGTGGGGTCCACCCGCGAGGGGCAGGCTTCGCTCAAGCTGAGCATCAATCCGCTGGTGAACTGGATATGGATTGGCGGCACGCTCATGACGCTGTTCCCCCTGCTGGCCTTCGTGAGAAGAAAAGCGTAA
- a CDS encoding cytochrome c maturation protein CcmE codes for MAKKSNKNVYIVALLLLLGGLGYLLFSGLSQNSVYFLNVSEALAMPADELSNIRLFGTVADSGIEGGPGQMGVSFHLLDKNGGERFIPVRYTGVVPDTFKPGVEVIVEGGLEPASGVFGARTLMTKCPSKYQKQRDEERAAQG; via the coding sequence ATGGCGAAAAAATCGAACAAGAACGTCTACATCGTGGCCCTGCTCCTGCTGCTTGGCGGACTCGGCTACCTTCTGTTCTCGGGCCTGTCCCAGAATAGCGTCTATTTCCTCAACGTCTCCGAGGCGCTGGCCATGCCCGCCGACGAGCTGTCCAACATCCGCCTGTTCGGCACCGTCGCCGATTCAGGGATTGAGGGCGGCCCCGGCCAGATGGGCGTGAGCTTCCACCTGCTGGACAAGAACGGTGGCGAGCGCTTCATCCCCGTGCGCTATACGGGCGTGGTGCCGGACACCTTCAAGCCCGGCGTCGAGGTCATCGTCGAGGGCGGGCTGGAGCCTGCCAGCGGCGTGTTCGGCGCGCGCACCCTCATGACCAAGTGTCCCTCCAAGTATCAGAAGCAGCGTGACGAGGAACGGGCAGCGCAGGGCTGA
- a CDS encoding CNNM domain-containing protein, with amino-acid sequence MLELILSVGLAVGISMFCSVSEAALYSVPWSRIEQLRKSGRKVGRLLFNLRSNIEKPIAAILTLNTVANTAGAAIAGAAAAKVFGQENLAYFTVAFTVVILIFSEILPKTVGVMYTRTLAPFLAKPVQFLVWALGPVIWLLGFVSRLLQRKAKGPTATEEDITALAALSRRAGVLKPYEEESIRNILQLDVRVVRSIMTPRTVVSSLPASMTVEVAREDKHCWTHSRVPVFEGDEPEDIVGIVYRRDVLEAAAEDLEDKRLSDLMKPVHFVLDTLTLDRLLIKFLEARMHLFVVLDEYGGLSGVVTLEDVLEEILGKEIVDETDEVADMRELARQRRAELAQAGKKA; translated from the coding sequence GTGCTTGAGCTCATCCTTTCCGTCGGTCTTGCCGTTGGCATTTCGATGTTCTGCTCGGTAAGCGAGGCCGCGCTGTATTCCGTTCCGTGGAGCCGCATCGAGCAGCTTCGCAAGTCCGGGCGCAAGGTCGGTCGCCTTCTTTTCAATCTTCGGTCGAACATCGAGAAGCCCATCGCGGCCATCCTGACCCTCAACACCGTGGCCAACACGGCTGGCGCGGCCATCGCCGGCGCTGCCGCCGCCAAGGTGTTCGGGCAGGAGAACCTTGCGTATTTCACGGTCGCCTTCACGGTGGTCATTCTCATCTTTTCCGAGATACTGCCCAAGACCGTGGGCGTGATGTATACCCGCACCCTTGCGCCATTTCTGGCCAAGCCGGTGCAGTTCCTCGTGTGGGCGCTCGGGCCGGTGATCTGGCTCTTGGGCTTCGTGTCGCGGCTTCTCCAGCGCAAGGCCAAGGGGCCGACCGCGACGGAAGAGGACATCACCGCGCTGGCGGCGCTGTCGCGCCGGGCCGGTGTGCTCAAGCCCTACGAGGAGGAGTCCATCCGCAACATCCTTCAGCTCGACGTGCGGGTGGTGCGCTCCATCATGACGCCGCGCACGGTGGTGTCCTCGCTACCCGCGTCCATGACCGTGGAAGTGGCCCGCGAGGATAAGCACTGCTGGACGCACAGCCGCGTGCCCGTGTTTGAGGGCGACGAGCCGGAGGACATCGTGGGCATCGTCTACCGGCGCGACGTGCTGGAGGCGGCGGCGGAGGATTTGGAGGACAAGCGCCTGTCGGATCTCATGAAACCCGTGCACTTCGTGCTCGACACTCTGACCCTCGACAGACTGCTTATCAAATTTCTCGAAGCCCGCATGCATCTGTTCGTGGTGCTTGACGAGTACGGCGGACTCTCCGGCGTGGTGACGCTGGAGGATGTGCTTGAGGAGATTCTCGGCAAGGAGATCGTGGACGAGACCGACGAGGTCGCGGACATGCGTGAACTCGCCCGCCAGCGTCGCGCCGAATTGGCGCAGGCGGGCAAAAAAGCCTGA
- a CDS encoding D-glycero-alpha-D-manno-heptose-1,7-bisphosphate 7-phosphatase: MQIIENVILDRDGTIIVDKHYLHDPAQIEFIPGATDGLARLHAAGIRLFVATNQSGIGRGYFTQADYLAVERRMNGLLASAGAPITGTAFCPHAPDTACDCRKPDIGMWKALAATHALNPQRTVMIGDKAADVRFGIDAGLAASILVLTGKGAGQLEKYGLSQPEGPWSETAPLRPGLPHYVARDLGAACDCILHYNASSGTRTT, translated from the coding sequence ATGCAAATCATCGAAAACGTCATCCTCGATCGCGACGGAACCATCATCGTGGACAAGCACTATCTCCACGACCCCGCGCAGATCGAATTCATCCCCGGCGCAACGGACGGGCTTGCCCGCCTGCACGCCGCAGGTATTCGGCTGTTCGTGGCCACCAACCAGTCCGGCATCGGACGGGGCTACTTCACTCAGGCCGACTATCTCGCCGTGGAACGCCGCATGAACGGCCTTCTGGCCTCGGCTGGTGCACCCATCACCGGCACGGCCTTCTGCCCTCACGCCCCGGACACCGCGTGCGACTGCCGCAAGCCGGACATCGGCATGTGGAAGGCCCTCGCCGCCACCCACGCCCTGAACCCGCAACGCACCGTCATGATCGGCGACAAGGCCGCCGACGTGCGCTTCGGCATCGACGCGGGCCTTGCTGCGTCCATTTTGGTGCTGACGGGAAAGGGAGCCGGACAGCTCGAAAAATACGGACTCTCGCAGCCGGAAGGGCCATGGAGCGAAACGGCTCCACTGCGGCCGGGCCTGCCCCACTACGTGGCGCGGGACCTTGGCGCGGCCTGCGACTGCATTCTTCATTATAACGCATCATCCGGCACACGCACCACATGA
- a CDS encoding glycosyltransferase family 9 protein → MTKIGIWNTAFLGDAVLTLPLIHSLARAYPEAELHFFVRKGLESLFAAQPELASVRGFAKRGAQSGFGGAYGLGRALANERFDLWISAHTSLRSGLIARWTSAARRIGYSRPWFNNWLYTHTVDRAFDRFDEIERLLRLLEPLDAQPIAQPHLVLPEDSHTRADAFFATLGDDAPILGVHPGSTWPTKQWPVEYFARTVKLAAENGARVIVFAGPSEAPLAAQVIAQADLGPLAERVTNLAGALSLPDLAAHIGRVGCYLSGDSGPMHLAWVQDTPLVAVFGPTVRRLGFFPRGPHSTVLEADLPCRPCSLHGPRECPQGHHRCMRDITPETAWAAIAPKLEAHRG, encoded by the coding sequence ATGACCAAAATAGGAATCTGGAACACCGCATTTCTGGGCGACGCCGTACTCACGCTGCCGCTCATCCACTCGCTGGCCCGGGCCTACCCCGAGGCCGAGCTGCATTTCTTCGTGCGCAAGGGACTGGAGAGCCTCTTCGCCGCCCAGCCCGAGCTGGCCTCGGTGCGCGGCTTCGCCAAGCGAGGAGCGCAGAGCGGCTTCGGCGGCGCGTACGGCCTTGGCCGCGCCCTCGCCAACGAACGCTTCGACCTGTGGATAAGCGCCCACACCAGCCTGCGCAGCGGACTCATCGCTCGCTGGACCAGCGCGGCCCGGCGCATCGGCTATTCGCGCCCGTGGTTCAATAACTGGCTCTACACCCACACCGTGGACCGCGCCTTCGACCGCTTCGACGAGATCGAACGCCTGCTTCGGCTCCTCGAACCGCTGGACGCGCAGCCCATCGCACAGCCGCACCTCGTCCTGCCGGAAGACTCCCACACCCGCGCCGACGCATTCTTCGCGACGCTTGGCGACGACGCACCCATCCTCGGCGTGCATCCCGGCTCCACATGGCCCACCAAGCAGTGGCCCGTCGAATATTTCGCCCGGACGGTGAAGCTCGCGGCGGAAAACGGCGCTCGCGTCATCGTATTCGCCGGGCCGTCGGAAGCACCTCTTGCCGCGCAGGTCATTGCGCAGGCGGACCTCGGCCCGCTAGCCGAACGGGTCACGAACCTCGCGGGCGCGCTCTCCCTGCCGGACCTCGCGGCCCACATCGGGCGCGTGGGCTGCTACTTAAGCGGCGACTCCGGCCCCATGCATCTGGCATGGGTGCAGGACACCCCGCTGGTCGCCGTCTTCGGCCCCACAGTGCGCAGGCTCGGCTTCTTCCCGCGCGGCCCGCATTCCACGGTGCTCGAAGCGGACCTACCCTGCCGCCCCTGCTCGCTACACGGTCCGCGCGAGTGCCCGCAGGGGCACCACCGCTGCATGCGCGACATCACGCCCGAAACTGCATGGGCCGCCATCGCACCCAAGCTGGAGGCCCACCGTGGCTAA